The sequence AGTTGGTGAAGTTTCTGTTAATTatagaaattaaaatttcaatccTTTATTGAAAACGCAGTTCATGGATAAGAAAATGAACAAGATGAAAGAAATTGTATAATGAACAATGAAGAGATAAAGAAAggtttattaaagaaaaccATTTGATAATTGTAGTTGTGTTATAAAGAATTTAGATTCTGATTACTAGATCATCGAATTCATAGTGGTTTGTCTAGTTATACATGGGTTGTCATTGAGAAAGTTCACTGAACTCTAGTTAATTAACAATATTGATTGCCTTATTAGTAGATAAATTATCTTAATGATCTAGTTTAGTAGCAGATGACCATTTTCCATtgttaattgaattttatatttaccaTAGGTATTGGATATATTACCTGTTGTTATTCTTTTGATTAATATAGTAAATATGGCTAAATTATCCTACAAACAAGTGGAGAAGTTTATGAATGCAAAAATTCCTGATGAGATAGAAGATTCAATATTGGAGACCTTCGCCAAATATTCGATCGAGGAGGATATGACTGTTGCAAATCTAAAGGACTATTTCAATAATCTAGAGTTACCTGAAATATTGTGGAGTAAAATTCCTTCAGATGAGTTTTGCATCGAAGGTACTTCTATTATTGATTTCGATTTGCTGATGAAAAAAACTTATCACATTCTAATATTTATGGACaatgaagatattataGATGAATTATGGGGTTTATTTGTTAAACAAAGTGGAAGAGGTGCTCAATTTACCAATGTGAAACTTAAAAATCATGTCTTTGGTGTTAAGGACATAATGAAAGTTTGTAATACTGTGGCCATGAAACAAAATGACCGAATTATTGAGATGGTGAGTGTTGCAACATCAGGAAGAAGATTGTACATCACATATATCGATTTTGCATATATAATGGGTAAACTTGGCCTTCTAAGATTTTAAGCTCATGAAAGCATATTATAGAAGagatatttattgaagaattaacCCATAATGTTTTGGTAGTTaaataaagttatttttttattatgtatttattatatagtaATGTTTATCATATTGCTACATATATTAGTTTTATCGTTTAGATAATGTGCTTAGCTCTGAAGAAATCTCTTAAGTAATATACTTGAAGACTACCAAGTCCCATCAAGgcaattataattaaaaaggAAAAGTTGACAACTCTTGCATTGGTTGATTCATTTGTATCTCTCAACCTTGCTTCCCTGTTCTTCATGTACGAAAATTCATCAACAATATCATCAGCTAATTCTTCTATCTTTCTTAAGTCTAATTCAATTGGTTTCAGTTTCTCACTTGAACTAACCTTGTTCCAATCACGAGCTTCAGAACCACTTTCCACATCAACCTCAATGGATCTGCTCAACGATCTACCAGAAACCTTTGCCTTATTGGTTAGACACACATCAAATGTGGTACTCATTGATGCTGTAAAAACGACACGAGCATCTCCAACTAAGTCTTTCACTCTACGATATTCATTACCATTTGTATCACGTACTGTTAGTGTGACTTCTTGGTTATCTCCAGAAGAACCATCTGATGTAACTTCGATGACTACCAATTGACCTTCAGAGACAAAATCACGAATACAGAAAGGTTCTGGATTCAATTCAGCAGGTAAGTCAAATAGTAAGGCTTGAGAAACCTTTGCTAGTACTAGAAACAAAGCAAAACACAAGTTGAAAATTGAATTCTTCATATCCTCAATAATCGCTATAACGTTTGATGATGTAACAATGGGTTACTACCAATACCAAATGCTTAAAACCAACTCTAAAGTATGCCACCGATTTAATCAATCTACATATCTCGATATAATGattatatcttttatctcatttattgattttgtaACTATTTGAGATCAACTgctattttcatttttcattatgGCGTTAGTTTGGAAAAGATATAAAACAACAATGAGTTCGATGAAcaatgaatttgaataacAATACATTAGGAAGAAGGATATAAACTTAACGCAGAGCTGATatactattatattttatgaaaTTATATGCTGAATGTATATTTAAGTTATTTACAGGTACTTCAAAGAGTCAGGCTTGTCATGGAGGGTAGGGGAATGACTTGAAGAAAATGTTTATTTGATTTCCCATGTCGGATCAGTTATTTTATCATCGATTAAAGGCCCAATGACTGTACTCTTAGTATTTGAATTCACTAGATATTTTTCTGCTGCGGCATACACATCAGACAATTTCACATCTAATAGTGCTTCTCTTCTCTTTTGTCTCATAGCATCAGTGACACCGCTGTTAAAAAGAGATACACCTTCATTTTTACGTGGCATAGGAGCATCAACTTGTTGGAATATTGTCAGTTTAGCTTCATTGATGTCATTGATTGTCCATTTCGAATcttgtaaaatatattgtgGACAGTTGTCAAATGTTTCTAATGATTGTAAAGGATTTGGGTCCCTATAAGAATAGTAACTAAATACACCATCTAGTGCATTGTATGTTGAACCTCCTCCGTAAGCGCCACCTTTTTCTCTAACTTCCTTATGAAGATGTTTATATGTAAGCATGTTTGCCAATACTTGTAACGACGCACCGTCCTTGTTGTTATAAGAAACCCCAGGGAGTGCTTTAGAAGTGTAATGTACTTGGAACGGAAATTTAATCAAAGTGTTAGACATCGGAGAGGTAGACTTCAATAAAGGAAAGTTTTTACCTTCAATACCATTAACAGATTTCTCGCCAAAAGTTGGAAAATTTCCTGcaaaagattttaataacttcTTTACTGAATCAATTTGCTCATTGGTATCTGTGGTGATTAAAAACtctaatttattagatgtGATAaccaatttttgaatttcaattaatttgtCAATAACTTCCGTTTGCAATAAGGCATCATCGTCAatcaaagaatttaatttattcatgAAATTAACTTGTTCTATACCACCGAAACATTCCTCTATGGAGTTTTTGGCTCTTATCTGTGCTGAAGAATATAGCTTAGCGTATGAATGTCCAGATTCAGCAATGCTAGATGTATTCGAAGAGACAGTTGATTTTATTAGCACCTTTAACTTATTACTGTGCTTTTTAAAGTCAGTATTTAGTAAAACTTTAGACCATAAATCTGTGATATGTTCcacttttgaatttaaactCCAtccattaaatttaaagaaaagcTCTGGACTCATATCAACTGGATTAGATACTACATCGATGCTTGCGCTAATTCCTCctgtaaataatttaatctcattttcaatttcagaaTAATCTTCTGTGGATGTACCTAGATGGGTTAACGAATCAGCAAATAAAGAAAGGTAGGGATataaatcttttgaaataacattctttaaatttattttaccTCTGACATATGTAAGACCATTAGTATCAGTCAATCTAGTGTACATGGTAGAATCCTTAGCCAAGGCAAAGTCATCACCGTTTCTGGAAATATCATCAACAGATAAACTAGGTAGACAGGAGAGATCTTGTTTCTCGTTTTGCTTTTCTTGCAATAACAAACctctttcaaaaattacTTTCTTATCTTGctcatttaaatttgctGTTTTTCTAAGAAGTCTTTCAGACTCTTCCTTTTCTAACATGTCAGTGAAATTTGGTACTCCCTTCATAGTAAATTCAAACGAAGGAGTATCTATTaagtatttttttaatagatttttgaataatgcATCACCTTGAGAACTCCATTCTTCTTTGAACctatttaatatattatcaattgataaattagcAAATGGATCTCTGCTATTCATCCATCCTGgaagaattgaatataGTATCTGTAAACCAAAGTCAACTTTCTGGtctttttttgataattcaatttgttGTATGATAGCGTCAACTTTTTTGTCATCAAATGGAGTATCaattatcattttaaaAGTATCTTTCACAGCATTTTTAAAACGATCAATGTTTTCTAGACCTTGAACACCTACAGTGAAGAAATTCTTTGCAGTCGTTGTTTCCATTCCAGTGTTTACTGAAAAATCAGTTCCAATACCagattcaattaaattcttATAAAATGGAGATGAATGACCATCAAGTAAGAGGTTGCCCAAAACGCCAAGTAAGAAAACTTCATAAGTATCATGAGGATCTCCACAAACCCACGTCAATGACGATGTAAGTTGTTTTTCTGGAGGTAACATTGGGTCCATTTGACCTACTTCCGGAACTGaaatgttttcttttatatcaATCGGTAGTAATGCTGGGGTTTTATTACTCCTCTTACCATAACCTTTCAATTCActgtttaaatattttaaactaTCGATGAGTGGGAAATTACCATATGTAAATGTTTTTGAGTTTGAAGGATGGTAATTCTTCTCATGGAACTCCACTAAGTCTTCGTATCTCAAGTTCGTGATTTTTGTAGGGTCACCAccagaattatttaaagaaggGTATAAACtttcttgaaattttgtCCAGAAATAATAGTTCGCATTTGATATCTGACCTTTCATTTCATTGTAAACAACACCTTTGAATTGCAAATCACTTTTTGGATCAGTCAAATCTTTATTCTCTAGTCTCCAACCTTCTTGGAAAAAATCTTCAGCTTTTAATAACGGTCTTAATGTAGCGTCAATATAGACATCtcttaaatttttaaaatcattttgaTTAGTGGTAGcaaatggaaagaaggtaTAATCATGTGCAGTCATAGCATTCATAAAATTCGATAATGATCTATTGAgcattttaaaaaaaggATCTCTAACAGGATATTTCACGGAACCGCATAATGTCGTATGTTCTAAAATATGTGGTACACCAGTTGAGTCTGGGGGGTTAGTTTTAAACCCAATGCTGAAAACATTATTCTTATCGTCTCTATCTACATGTAAATGTTCAGCACCTGTAACTTCATGTTTTAAATCAACTGCTATCAACTTCAACTCTGGAACAGGTAACACTCTTCTAATTTCATATCCATGCAAAATACCACCTATGGGGTATTTCCTTAGTATCTGTGATTGTGCGTATGTTGATCCAAACCTTCTGAATGACAACATTTTTGACcttataattatatttttagtaATGTATTCGAATGTTTGGTATTCAGATATTTGCTGTTTACAGTACTCACAACTATACTAAACNNNNNNNNNNNNNNNNNNNNGTGAACTATTGAAAAGATTTGTTATCATTAAGGATACTATCAATCTGTCAAAATTTGATAGTTTAATCGACCAAAGAGGCAGTTTTGAAATTACTAATTTTATGTCAAAAGTCCCGGCCTGGCCTTTAAAGCAGTAACGGTAATCACATTGGACCATCTAATGGCATATGTCaatagataaatatatatgaataacTCTCTATTGAAgttgtttaatattataaacaagatgatatatttatgttaCATTATAAATGTAACTGATTTAAACATTGTtcgttattattaactaGAAATTAGTGATCTGATGTTATTTAATCTATCAATAAGATTGACACACATCCATTTatgtaatatattcaaatatactTACTCTGAATCGTCGTCAGTATATTcatcattaataatttcttcaacCAAGAGACTCCCATTTGGCCATAGTTCAGTGGTATCATGAATTTTGGTGTCCGTTGAAATAGGAATTTTGACTCTTGGGTAAGGtgaaattaattcaaaatcaatatctAACTCATAATTAGATGTTTCCAAGCTTGTTTCGAATTTTGTAAGTTCATTATTgattaaattcattaaattgttaatttcaaaatctatGTCGAAGCCGTTGTTTTCTTTGAAGCATAATAAAGTATCATCTTCAGACAATTCCTTGATTTTTAATGGTAGGATTTTAACCcaattagaaatatttttggaaaaatcCTCTAAGAATAAATGACAACCAATATTAACATATAGTGAATATAAGCTATCATCACctcttatttttttaatcaatCTGTTACCGCCTGCCAATCTCACTTGTAAATTGGCACATTTTACTGTATCCAAAAAACCTGTCTCATTATTACTAATAGCATCTTGTAAAATATCAACACATGCCTTCAACcaatttaaagattttaaagtattaaacagtttgatttctttttctctttgCTCAACCTCGAGTTGCTCTAATCtcttttcttcattttctagTTGTTTTTTCTCTTCCTTTATTCTGTCTTGCTCTA comes from Tetrapisispora phaffii CBS 4417 chromosome 4, complete genome and encodes:
- the RAD33 gene encoding Rad33p (similar to Saccharomyces cerevisiae RAD33 (YML011C); ancestral locus Anc_5.539); this encodes MAKLSYKQVEKFMNAKIPDEIEDSILETFAKYSIEEDMTVANLKDYFNNLELPEILWSKIPSDEFCIEGTSIIDFDLLMKKTYHILIFMDNEDIIDELWGLFVKQSGRGAQFTNVKLKNHVFGVKDIMKVCNTVAMKQNDRIIEMVSVATSGRRLYITYIDFAYIMGKLGLLRF
- the TPHA0D02420 gene encoding emp24/gp25L/p24 family protein (similar to Saccharomyces cerevisiae ERV25 (YML012W); ancestral locus Anc_5.540) — translated: MKNSIFNLCFALFLVLAKVSQALLFDLPAELNPEPFCIRDFVSEGQLVVIEVTSDGSSGDNQEVTLTVRDTNGNEYRRVKDLVGDARVVFTASMSTTFDVCLTNKAKVSGRSLSRSIEVDVESGSEARDWNKVSSSEKLKPIELDLRKIEELADDIVDEFSYMKNREARLRDTNESTNARVVNFSFLIIIALMGLGSLQVYYLRDFFRAKHII
- the CYM1 gene encoding pitrilysin family metalloprotease (similar to Saccharomyces cerevisiae CYM1 (YDR430C); ancestral locus Anc_5.541), which gives rise to MLSFRRFGSTYAQSQILRKYPIGGILHGYEIRRVLPVPELKLIAVDLKHEVTGAEHLHVDRDDKNNVFSIGFKTNPPDSTGVPHILEHTTLCGSVKYPVRDPFFKMLNRSLSNFMNAMTAHDYTFFPFATTNQNDFKNLRDVYIDATLRPLLKAEDFFQEGWRLENKDLTDPKSDLQFKGVVYNEMKGQISNANYYFWTKFQESLYPSLNNSGGDPTKITNLRYEDLVEFHEKNYHPSNSKTFTYGNFPLIDSLKYLNSELKGYGKRSNKTPALLPIDIKENISVPEVGQMDPMLPPEKQLTSSLTWVCGDPHDTYEVFLLGVLGNLLLDGHSSPFYKNLIESGIGTDFSVNTGMETTTAKNFFTVGVQGLENIDRFKNAVKDTFKMIIDTPFDDKKVDAIIQQIELSKKDQKVDFGLQILYSILPGWMNSRDPFANLSIDNILNRFKEEWSSQGDALFKNLLKKYLIDTPSFEFTMKGVPNFTDMLEKEESERLLRKTANLNEQDKKVIFERGLLLQEKQNEKQDLSCLPSLSVDDISRNGDDFALAKDSTMYTRLTDTNGLTYVRGKINLKNVISKDLYPYLSLFADSLTHLGTSTEDYSEIENEIKLFTGGISASIDVVSNPVDMSPELFFKFNGWSLNSKVEHITDLWSKVLLNTDFKKHSNKLKVLIKSTVSSNTSSIAESGHSYAKLYSSAQIRAKNSIEECFGGIEQVNFMNKLNSLIDDDALLQTEVIDKLIEIQKLVITSNKLEFLITTDTNEQIDSVKKLLKSFAGNFPTFGEKSVNGIEGKNFPLLKSTSPMSNTLIKFPFQVHYTSKALPGVSYNNKDGASLQVLANMLTYKHLHKEVREKGGAYGGGSTYNALDGVFSYYSYRDPNPLQSLETFDNCPQYILQDSKWTINDINEAKLTIFQQVDAPMPRKNEGVSLFNSGVTDAMRQKRREALLDVKLSDVYAAAEKYLVNSNTKSTVIGPLIDDKITDPTWEIK